From Acinonyx jubatus isolate Ajub_Pintada_27869175 chromosome F2, VMU_Ajub_asm_v1.0, whole genome shotgun sequence, the proteins below share one genomic window:
- the CHCHD7 gene encoding coiled-coil-helix-coiled-coil-helix domain-containing protein 7: MPMAARRLRDPDINPCLSESDASTRCMDENNYDREKCSTYFLKYKNCRKFWNSVMIQRRQNGVQPSMPTAAERDEILGVMGKMPY; this comes from the exons ATGCCTATGGCAGCACGGCGGCTGAGAGATCCAGACATAAACCCTTGCTTGTCG GAATCTGATGCTTCTACCAGATGTATGGATGAAAATAACTATGACAGGGAAAAGTGTTCCACTTACTTCCTGAAGTACAAAAACTGCCGGAAATTCTGG AATTCTGTCATGATCCAGAGAAGACAGAACGGAGTGCAGCCGTCTATGCCTACAGCAGCAGAACGAGACGAGATCTTGGGGGTGATGGGAAAGATGCCCTACTGA